Proteins from a genomic interval of Corythoichthys intestinalis isolate RoL2023-P3 chromosome 3, ASM3026506v1, whole genome shotgun sequence:
- the si:dkey-32e23.4 gene encoding dynamin-1-like protein isoform X3, whose translation METLIPTINRLQEVFLTVGAEIIHLPQIVVVGSQSSGKSSVLESLVGRDFLPRGSGIVTRRPLVLQLINVASPEERLKTENGNGVKQTAQNSYPGVKAEEWGTFLHCKNQVFTDFGEIRQEIEAETERSSGNNKGITPEPIHLKIFSPKVLNLTLVDLPGITKVPVGDQPEDIESQVQEMILSFISNPNSLILAVSAANSDLATSDALKLAREVDPDGRRTLLVVSKLDLMDAGTDALEVLLGRVIPIRLGIIGVVNRSQHDINTQKSLGDCMKDEQAFLQRQYPSLASRAGSRYLAKTLSRLLMHHIRECLPDLKTRVTVLSAQYQTRLNSYGQPVEDHSATLLQIVTKFASDYCNTIEGTARYIQTSELCGGARICYIFHETFGRTLQSIDPLGGLSELDILTAIRNATGPRPALFVPEVSFELLVKRQIKRLEEPSLRCVELVHEEMQRIIQHCSSFSTQGEVKNKLKTGEWKRQECTGRSEVWKEFQLIVKDATKNCVGFVECNKYIPKTFQVGKKKCCASLQAAAAAAARVFSAVGRTIDQRRTSLKPASGRNLIPARRRPKKYKHCK comes from the exons ATGGAGACTCTGATTCCCACCATCAACCGTTTGCAAGAGGTTTTCCTCACAGTGGGTGCGGAGATCATTCATCTGCCTCAAATCGTCGTGGTTGGATCCCAG AGTAGCGGCAAGAGTTCGGTGTTGGAAAGCCTGGTCGGGCGTGATTTCCTGCCCCGAGGCTCCGGGATCGTCACCAGACGACCGCTGGTGCTGCAGCTCATCAACGTCGCGTCTCCGGAGGAGCGACTCAAGACGGAAAATG GAAATGGGGTTAAGCAAACTGCACAAAACAGCTATCCAG GTGTCAAAGCTGAAGAATGGGGCACCTTTCTGCACTGCAAGAATCAG gttttcaCAGACTTTGGGGAAATTCGTCAAGAAATCGAAGCAGAAACGGAACGTTCATCTGGCAACAACAAG GGAATTACTCCTGAGCCCATACACCTAAAGATTTTCTCCCCCAAAGTCCTCAATCTGACCCTGGTCGATTTACCTGGCATCACCAAG GTACCGGTCGGTGACCAGCCCGAAGATATCGAGTCTCAAGTACAGGAGATGATCTTGTCGTTCATCTCCAATCCAAATTCGCTCATCCTCGCTGTGTCTGCCGCCAACTCCGATTTGGCCACCTCAGATGCTCTGAAACTAGCTCGTGAGGTCGACCCAGATG GTCGCCGAACCCTGCTGGTGGTCAGCAAGCTAGATCTGATGGACGCCGGAACAGATGCTCTCGAGGTCCTTCTGGGTCGAGTCATTCCAATCAGGCTCGGCATCATCGGGGTAGTAAACAG GAGCcagcatgacatcaacactcagAAGAGCCTGGGTGACTGCATGAAGGATGAGCAGGCCTTCTTGCAGCGCCAATACCCATCCCTGGCCTCTCGCGCCGGCTCGCGCTACCTTGCTAAAACGCTCAGCAGACTGCTTATGCACCACATCCGTGAATGCCTACCTGACCTCAAGACGCGCGTGACTGTGCTCAGCGCTCAGTACCAGACGCGCCTCAACAGCTACGGCCAGCCTGTGGAGGACCACAGCGCCACTTTGCTGCAGATCGTCACCAAGTTCGCCAGCGATTACTGCAACACCATCGAGGGAACTGCACGCTACATTCAAACTTCAGAGCT CTGTGGAGGCGCTCGCATCTGTTACATCTTCCACGAAACCTTCGGCCGCACTCTACAGTCCATCGACCCTCTAGGAGGACTGTCAGAACTCGATATCCTCACTGCCATTCGCAATGCTACC GGTCCACGACCTGCACTTTTTGTCCCAGAGGTCTCCTTCGAATTGCTGGTGAAGCGTCAAATCAAGCGTTTGGAGGAGCCCAGTTTGCGCTGCGTGGAGTTGGTTCACGAAGAGATGCAGAGGATTATACAGCACTGCTCGTCGTTTAGCACACAG GGAGAAGTTAAAAACAAACTGAAGACGGGGGAATGGAAGAGGCAAGAATGCACCGGTAGGAGTGAGGTGTGGAAAGAATTTCAATTGATCGTGAAAGATGCAACAAAAAACTGTGTCGGCTTCGTCGAATGCAACAAATATATACCCAAAACTTTCCAAGTTGGCAAGAAAAAGTGTTGCGCATCCCtgcaagcagcagcagcagcagctgcaAGAGTTTTCAGCGCTGTAGGCCGCACAATAGATCAGCGGAGAACGTCACTGAAACCTGCCAGTGGACGCAATCTTATTCCTGCACGACGACGACCCAAAAAATATAAACACTGTAAGTAA